In the genome of Flavobacteriaceae bacterium YJPT1-3, the window TAGGATTGAATTTCTTCAATTCTAAACGATCCGGTGTATTCTTTTTGTTCTTGGTGGTCACGTAGCGTGAAGTTCCCGGCTTTCCGGTTGCTTTGTGCTCTGTGCACTCTAAAATGACCTGTACTCTATTTCCTCTTTTTGCCATGGCCCTAAATTATTTTGTCAAGTACCCATTAGCACGGGCTTCTTTAATTACTGCAGAAATTCCCTTTTTGTTGATGTTCTTCAACGCAGAAGTAGATACTTTCAAAGTGATCCATTTATCTTCCTCAGGAATGTAAAAACGTTTCTTAACAAGATTCGCGTTGAATTTACGCTTCGTCTTGTTCATCGCGTGAGAAACATTGTTTCCAACCATCGCTTTTTTGCCGGTAAGCTCACAAACTCTTGACATTACTCTTCTCTTTTATGCTGTTAGCTGACACTACGCCAGCTGTTCTTTAAAAACAGGGTGCAAATTTAATGAATTAAACATGACGCACAAAATAAAAACTTTAGTTTTTTAAAATTTCCTTTCGCAACATTTCCAGGGCTTTATTGACTGTTTTGCCAATGATGCGCTCCCGGTGATTTCCCATCTCAAAACGCTGAGCATAAACAGCATGTGGCGTGGCAATTCCAATATAGACGACACCAACTTCCGTGTCATCATCTCCTTTATTAGGTCCGGCGACTCCGGTAGTGGCGATGGCGTAATCGCTCTTCAGGCTTCTTTGAGCCCCTTCCGCCATAGCTTTGGCTACCGCTTCACTAACGACACCTTGCTCTTCGATCATGGCTGTAGCGACCCCAAGTAATTCTGATTTGATCGCGGTCGCATAGGCCACCACTGAACCTCTAAAAAAAGCTGAGGCTCCGCTATGCTCAGTAATCTGCTG includes:
- the rpmB gene encoding 50S ribosomal protein L28 — its product is MSRVCELTGKKAMVGNNVSHAMNKTKRKFNANLVKKRFYIPEEDKWITLKVSTSALKNINKKGISAVIKEARANGYLTK
- the rpmG gene encoding 50S ribosomal protein L33 produces the protein MAKRGNRVQVILECTEHKATGKPGTSRYVTTKNKKNTPDRLELKKFNPILNKMTVHKEIK